The bacterium genome includes a window with the following:
- a CDS encoding cation:proton antiporter: MAISLAFIVLLGLLADSLFRRMRLPGLVGMLLVGLLAGPHVLDMLSPDMMAVSADFRRIALIVILLRAGLELRRDTLHRVGPYALSMSTLPAIFEIAAITLLAPPLLGLSWLEAAILGSILGAVSPAVVVPLMIDFMERGKGADKGIPTLILGASAIDDVFVIVIFTVLLGMHGPGPVNWAVELSAIPISIILGILAGLAVGYLLFRLFSRHDFKPPRRTIILMGTAIVLTWIEDILHGTVPISALLGVMAIGFMLLEKQEAIAHIISSKLKRLWVFAELLLFVLVGAQVNIGVAWEAGIGGALVIGAGLAARSIGTWLALTGSGLDAREKLFSVVAYFPKATVQAAIGAVPLAAGLPGGEVILAVAVLSILLTAPAGAIGIKVLGERILSESSRSTYSFKELREKLGLPRVGERVLERSTGKVWKVIEEKESWFEGSSGDQVPAVILRIWEPAGSAGPGHGPTRYLKYTPFEEPFGRRWEIVYD; encoded by the coding sequence ATGGCCATCAGCCTTGCCTTTATCGTTCTTCTCGGGCTTCTCGCCGACTCACTCTTCCGCAGGATGCGGCTGCCTGGACTTGTGGGGATGCTGCTCGTGGGCCTCCTGGCCGGTCCCCATGTTCTCGACATGCTTTCACCCGACATGATGGCGGTCTCTGCGGATTTCAGGCGGATCGCCCTTATCGTCATTCTCCTGAGAGCTGGGCTGGAGCTCCGGCGGGACACCCTCCACCGGGTGGGACCCTACGCCTTGTCCATGAGCACCCTCCCCGCCATTTTCGAGATCGCGGCGATAACACTGCTGGCGCCCCCCCTGCTGGGCCTTTCGTGGCTGGAGGCTGCGATCCTGGGAAGCATTCTCGGCGCCGTTTCCCCCGCCGTCGTCGTCCCCCTTATGATCGATTTCATGGAAAGGGGGAAGGGAGCCGACAAGGGGATCCCCACCCTCATCCTGGGCGCCTCCGCGATTGACGACGTTTTCGTCATCGTGATCTTCACGGTCCTTCTCGGCATGCACGGCCCAGGCCCCGTGAACTGGGCTGTCGAGCTTTCAGCCATCCCGATCTCCATCATCCTCGGTATCCTTGCCGGCCTGGCTGTAGGCTACCTGCTTTTCCGTCTCTTTTCCCGACACGACTTCAAACCTCCCCGCCGGACCATCATCCTCATGGGAACGGCTATCGTCCTCACCTGGATCGAGGATATCCTCCACGGAACGGTGCCCATCTCGGCCCTCCTAGGCGTCATGGCCATCGGTTTCATGCTCCTCGAGAAGCAGGAGGCCATTGCCCACATCATCTCCTCCAAGCTCAAGCGTCTGTGGGTTTTCGCCGAACTCCTCCTGTTCGTGCTTGTTGGAGCCCAGGTGAATATCGGGGTCGCCTGGGAGGCCGGGATCGGAGGAGCCCTTGTCATCGGGGCCGGACTCGCTGCCCGGAGTATCGGGACCTGGCTAGCCCTTACCGGAAGCGGACTGGACGCCCGTGAAAAGCTCTTCTCCGTGGTCGCCTATTTCCCCAAGGCAACCGTCCAGGCGGCTATTGGAGCTGTTCCCCTGGCCGCCGGGCTCCCGGGCGGTGAGGTGATCCTGGCCGTTGCGGTGCTGTCCATCCTTCTCACGGCCCCCGCCGGGGCTATCGGGATCAAAGTCCTTGGCGAGCGGATCCTGTCTGAAAGCAGCCGATCAACCTACAGTTTCAAGGAACTCCGGGAAAAACTCGGCCTGCCTCGGGTCGGGGAGAGGGTCCTGGAAAGGTCCACCGGGAAGGTATGGAAGGTGATCGAGGAAAAGGAGAGCTGGTTCGAGGGCAGTTCAGGAGACCAGGTCCCCGCGGTCATCCTTCGGATATGGGAGCCCGCCGGGAGTGCAGGGCCCGGGCACGGCCCGACCCGGTATCTGAAATATACCCCGTTTGAAGAGCCGTTCGGGCGGAGATGGGAGATCGTATACGACTGA